One genomic segment of Methanothermococcus okinawensis IH1 includes these proteins:
- a CDS encoding ATP-grasp domain-containing protein yields the protein MLVGGNIKIAILCHKKTPENMMIYEKLKDNHDVSFLDSLNVVFGLKNNKNNNYDYDLIISRVERDYLLEGIYALKYIESIANENNIKIINSSECIEVCQNKYLTYIKLKELMPESFLTYTGDFENIKNTLKNNNFEFPVVVKPIYGGYGNGVLRIGSMDELKNIFEILKFNKREIFIQKYIPYKHDIRALVVGDKIIGAMERIPKNDWRANYSLGAEIKRFDLDAEVKNMVLKSVKKVSAGIVGVDILIDENNKPYILEMNITPQFRGIMHFVDVPEEILKYIEKI from the coding sequence ATGCTTGTAGGTGGTAATATTAAAATTGCTATACTTTGTCATAAAAAAACACCTGAAAACATGATGATTTACGAAAAATTAAAGGATAACCATGATGTATCCTTTTTAGATTCATTAAATGTTGTTTTTGGACTAAAAAATAATAAAAATAATAATTACGATTATGATTTAATCATATCACGAGTGGAGAGGGATTATCTGTTAGAAGGTATTTATGCATTGAAATATATTGAAAGCATTGCTAATGAAAATAATATAAAAATAATCAACTCATCGGAATGTATAGAAGTTTGTCAAAATAAATACTTAACATATATAAAATTAAAGGAGCTCATGCCAGAATCATTTTTAACCTATACGGGCGATTTCGAAAATATAAAAAATACATTAAAAAATAATAATTTTGAGTTTCCAGTAGTTGTAAAGCCAATATACGGCGGTTATGGTAATGGTGTTTTAAGGATAGGTAGCATGGATGAATTAAAAAATATTTTTGAGATATTAAAATTCAATAAAAGAGAGATATTCATCCAAAAATATATTCCATATAAACATGACATAAGAGCTCTTGTTGTTGGCGATAAAATTATAGGGGCTATGGAAAGGATTCCAAAGAACGATTGGAGGGCTAATTATTCCCTTGGTGCAGAAATTAAAAGGTTTGATTTAGATGCAGAAGTTAAAAATATGGTTTTAAAATCTGTAAAAAAAGTAAGTGCGGGTATTGTAGGCGTTGATATATTGATTGACGAAAACAACAAACCATATATTTTGGAGATGAATATTACGCCACAATTTAGGGGCATCATGCATTTTGTGGATGTTCCAGAGGAGATTTTAAAATATATCGAAAAGATATAA
- a CDS encoding 50S ribosomal protein L11 methyltransferase — protein MKLKLSVPQWHYSMLLDRERVAIFKEAIKKTVKPNDVVYDLGTGSGILAMIASQITKNVYAVELDPITYAYAKENIKINKCENINLIEADASEYNFKEPADVIIAEMLDTALITEPQVPVLNAIIKKGLLKEGGKLIPERAHNTAQVVIAKMGHIYYDEEVISKPVSEEICYSTVDFYNINKEEVSYNLKFRLKDNNINNNNTNLKNIILGIRLNTYTELNEKIIAGSTPMLNPPLIIPIKNPIIDNGILNVKLSYKMGGDLESIKVKCL, from the coding sequence ATGAAACTTAAATTAAGCGTTCCACAGTGGCATTATAGCATGCTTCTTGATAGGGAGAGAGTGGCAATTTTTAAGGAAGCTATTAAAAAAACCGTTAAACCTAATGATGTAGTTTATGATTTAGGAACTGGTAGTGGGATATTGGCAATGATTGCATCTCAAATTACAAAAAATGTTTATGCCGTAGAGCTCGACCCTATCACATACGCATACGCAAAGGAGAATATAAAAATCAATAAATGTGAAAATATAAATTTAATAGAGGCTGATGCTTCGGAGTATAATTTTAAAGAGCCTGCTGATGTGATTATTGCTGAAATGCTCGATACTGCATTAATAACAGAACCGCAAGTTCCAGTTTTAAACGCTATTATTAAAAAAGGACTACTTAAAGAAGGAGGAAAACTAATTCCTGAGCGAGCTCATAATACAGCACAGGTAGTTATAGCTAAAATGGGGCATATTTACTATGATGAGGAGGTAATTTCAAAACCAGTCTCGGAGGAAATATGTTATAGCACGGTTGATTTTTACAATATAAACAAAGAAGAAGTATCATATAATTTGAAATTTAGATTAAAAGACAATAATATTAACAATAACAATACCAACCTAAAAAACATTATCTTAGGCATTCGTTTAAATACCTATACAGAATTAAACGAAAAAATAATTGCTGGAAGCACCCCTATGCTAAATCCACCTTTAATAATTCCAATAAAAAATCCAATAATTGATAATGGAATATTAAATGTTAAATTATCCTACAAAATGGGCGGAGATTTAGAAAGTATTAAAGTAAAATGCTTGTAG
- a CDS encoding RtcB family protein — translation MKENMVKIKENVWELPKDYKKCMNVPGRVYLNDELFENMENDVLEQVANVACLPGIQKYSLAMPDCHYGYGFCIGGVAAFDEKTGVISPGGVGFDINCGIRLVKTNLTKEDVQPKIKELVNKLFKNVPSGLGSKGKIRITKNEIDEVLEEGVNWAIDNNYGWKVDKKYIEENGCVKEADASLVSDNAKKRGLPQLGSLGSGNHFLEIQYVDKIFDEEAAKVYGVEKNQVLVMIHTGSRGLGHQICSDYLRYMEKASKKYNIHLPDRQLACAPITSEEGIRYFKAMNCGANYAWTNRQLITHWVRESFEEVFKTPAEDLEMNILYDVAHNIAKKEKHKINGKLKNVIVHRKGATRSFGPGCDGIPEDYNKIGQPVIIPGDMGTASYLMHGTDIAMEETFGSTAHGAGRTLSRAGALKLYDSNSVKAELERKGIYVMADSKGVIAEECPEAYKNIELVADVAHNSGISLKVSRMKPMGVVKG, via the coding sequence ATGAAAGAAAATATGGTGAAGATTAAAGAAAATGTATGGGAGCTCCCAAAAGATTACAAAAAATGCATGAATGTTCCAGGTAGAGTTTATTTAAATGACGAGCTCTTTGAAAATATGGAAAACGATGTGCTTGAACAGGTAGCTAATGTAGCCTGTTTGCCAGGCATCCAAAAATATTCCTTAGCAATGCCGGACTGTCATTACGGCTATGGCTTTTGTATAGGTGGAGTGGCAGCATTTGACGAAAAAACAGGAGTAATAAGCCCCGGAGGTGTGGGCTTCGATATTAATTGCGGGATTCGACTTGTAAAAACCAATCTTACAAAAGAAGATGTTCAACCTAAAATAAAGGAGCTCGTAAATAAACTTTTTAAAAATGTTCCATCAGGTCTTGGGAGTAAGGGAAAGATAAGAATTACAAAAAATGAAATAGATGAAGTTCTTGAAGAAGGGGTAAATTGGGCAATAGATAATAACTACGGATGGAAAGTGGATAAAAAATATATTGAAGAAAATGGATGTGTAAAAGAGGCAGATGCTTCATTAGTTTCAGATAATGCTAAAAAGAGGGGACTTCCACAGTTAGGTTCATTGGGTAGTGGAAACCACTTTTTAGAAATTCAGTATGTGGATAAAATATTCGACGAAGAAGCTGCAAAAGTGTATGGTGTTGAAAAAAATCAGGTATTAGTTATGATTCATACGGGTTCCAGAGGACTTGGGCATCAAATATGTTCAGATTACCTTAGATATATGGAAAAAGCTTCTAAAAAATACAATATACACTTACCGGATAGACAGTTGGCATGTGCTCCAATAACTTCTGAGGAGGGTATTAGATACTTCAAAGCTATGAACTGCGGTGCAAACTATGCATGGACAAATAGGCAACTTATAACGCACTGGGTAAGGGAAAGCTTTGAAGAGGTGTTTAAAACACCAGCGGAAGACCTTGAAATGAATATCCTATACGATGTAGCACATAATATAGCTAAGAAAGAAAAACATAAAATAAACGGTAAGTTAAAAAATGTGATTGTGCATAGGAAGGGTGCCACAAGGTCATTTGGACCAGGTTGTGATGGCATACCTGAGGATTATAATAAAATAGGACAGCCTGTAATTATTCCAGGAGATATGGGAACAGCATCCTATTTAATGCATGGAACAGATATTGCTATGGAGGAAACATTTGGTTCAACTGCCCATGGTGCTGGAAGAACTCTCAGTAGAGCAGGAGCTCTAAAATTATATGACTCAAATAGTGTTAAAGCTGAGCTCGAAAGAAAGGGCATATATGTTATGGCTGATTCAAAAGGTGTAATAGCTGAGGAATGTCCAGAGGCATATAAAAACATTGAATTAGTTGCAGATGTTGCCCATAACTCAGGAATATCTTTAAAAGTAAGTAGGATGAAACCTATGGGTGTAGTTAAGGGATAA
- a CDS encoding DUF371 domain-containing protein encodes MELTITIHGKGHPNIKSTHKTTLEITKDDYLTPKGDCIIGIKADKSMADFSEEIREKIRSSDKIIVELIIGNLKETIMGKGHKDLILNHPTDIVIRKSNFICPRTLMINSDKSAKDLNREIVERLKKGEDLIFKIII; translated from the coding sequence GTGGAACTTACAATTACAATTCATGGAAAGGGACATCCAAATATTAAATCCACCCATAAAACAACATTGGAAATTACAAAAGATGATTATTTAACACCAAAAGGGGATTGTATTATTGGGATAAAAGCCGATAAGTCCATGGCTGATTTTTCAGAAGAAATTAGGGAAAAAATTAGAAGTTCTGATAAGATTATTGTAGAGCTCATTATTGGAAATTTAAAAGAGACTATAATGGGAAAAGGACATAAGGATTTAATTTTAAATCACCCAACTGATATTGTGATAAGAAAAAGTAATTTTATATGTCCAAGAACATTAATGATAAACTCGGATAAAAGTGCAAAGGATTTAAATCGTGAAATCGTGGAAAGATTAAAAAAAGGAGAAGATTTAATTTTTAAAATAATTATTTAA
- the pyk gene encoding pyruvate kinase, protein MKNLERKTKILITMGPSVENKLKDAVKLIDGIRFNMSHTNVEYIKKYLNILEKNNIAKLMDLKGNKIRIKKTFKSVFKTGDELVIGRDIILTYHPKDETEEEHFILINDGRIKLKVKKVENDLIYTEVLVGGIIKEGMGVNLPDTHLKMPIISDEDINNIKFAVEHDFEYIALSFVRNKNDIINLRDILNRYDKNNATSIIAKIETKEGLKNIEEIAKYSDGIMVARGDLGVEIPIEYIPIEQKNIINITNKKGKLTITATQMLDSMVSNPYPTRAEITDIANAIFDGTDCLMLSNETAVGKYPIEAINVMDKVARISENNMEKFAVETHLDGSSISTGIAHATHTLYLKLNPKIIITPTWSGKSATLISKFKPKVPIIALTPNMKTFKKLKLVWGVVPYHVDEVNNMDNILEISNKIAESFIDKGIYITTLGHPMGEKKTNVIKVGVINDSCKRN, encoded by the coding sequence ATGAAAAATTTGGAGCGTAAAACAAAAATATTAATAACCATGGGTCCATCAGTTGAAAATAAGTTAAAAGATGCAGTCAAATTGATAGATGGTATTAGATTCAATATGTCTCATACAAATGTAGAATATATTAAAAAATACTTAAATATTTTAGAAAAAAACAACATTGCAAAGTTGATGGATTTAAAGGGGAATAAAATAAGGATAAAAAAGACTTTTAAATCAGTATTTAAAACTGGGGATGAGCTCGTAATTGGACGGGATATAATACTAACCTACCATCCAAAGGATGAGACAGAAGAGGAACATTTCATACTTATAAACGATGGAAGAATAAAATTAAAGGTTAAAAAAGTAGAGAATGATTTAATATATACAGAGGTATTAGTTGGAGGCATTATAAAGGAAGGGATGGGGGTAAATCTACCAGACACTCATTTAAAAATGCCTATAATTTCTGATGAAGACATAAATAATATAAAATTTGCCGTAGAACATGATTTTGAATATATTGCATTGTCTTTTGTTAGAAATAAGAATGATATTATCAATTTAAGAGATATACTAAATAGATACGATAAAAATAATGCTACTTCGATAATAGCCAAAATTGAAACAAAAGAAGGTTTAAAAAATATAGAGGAAATAGCAAAATATTCCGATGGTATTATGGTTGCAAGGGGGGATTTAGGTGTTGAAATTCCTATCGAATACATACCAATAGAACAAAAAAATATAATAAATATAACAAATAAGAAAGGAAAATTAACAATAACAGCCACTCAAATGCTTGATTCTATGGTATCCAATCCCTATCCTACAAGAGCGGAAATAACGGATATTGCAAATGCCATATTTGATGGAACAGATTGCTTAATGTTATCCAATGAGACAGCAGTTGGAAAATATCCGATAGAGGCTATAAATGTTATGGATAAAGTAGCAAGGATTTCAGAAAATAATATGGAAAAATTTGCCGTAGAAACTCATTTAGATGGTTCCTCCATTTCAACGGGCATAGCCCATGCCACACATACATTATATTTAAAACTAAATCCAAAGATAATAATAACACCAACATGGTCTGGAAAAAGTGCTACCTTAATATCAAAATTTAAACCGAAGGTTCCTATAATTGCCTTAACTCCAAATATGAAAACATTTAAAAAATTAAAATTGGTCTGGGGCGTAGTTCCTTATCATGTTGATGAAGTGAATAACATGGATAATATATTGGAAATATCGAATAAAATCGCAGAAAGCTTTATTGACAAAGGCATATACATAACTACACTTGGTCATCCTATGGGTGAGAAAAAAACCAATGTTATTAAGGTTGGCGTTATAAATGATTCATGCAAAAGAAATTAA
- the aroC gene encoding chorismate synthase — MNTFGKMFRVTVWGESHGKALGAVVDGCPSNLPLTEEDIQKELDRRRPGYSIFSTPRKEPDEVELLSGTFEGKTTGAPISALVYNKNQKSKDYNKIKDTPRPGHADYTYGVKYGNYDYRGGGRSSGRTTIGHVIGGAIAKKLLDYSHNIKIIGYTVKIGKIEGDFNYYSKQEIFHSDINDIIEKIENNPLRCPSSNVDEMKDYVLNAMENKDSVGGIVELVALNVPAGVGNPIFGKLNSELAGALMGVNAVKGVEIGRGFESAELYGSEMNDEYYYNSENNIQLKTNNCGGILGGISCGAPIVIRVAIKPTPSISKIQHTVNVKTGKNQELIIGGRHDPIIVPRAIPVLESMVAITLSDLMIRSGFIHPCRL, encoded by the coding sequence GTGAATACATTCGGAAAGATGTTTAGGGTAACAGTATGGGGCGAAAGTCATGGGAAGGCATTAGGTGCCGTAGTTGATGGTTGTCCTTCAAATTTACCACTTACAGAGGAAGATATTCAAAAGGAGCTCGACAGAAGGAGACCGGGTTATAGTATTTTTTCCACACCAAGAAAGGAACCTGATGAAGTTGAATTGCTTTCTGGAACTTTTGAAGGAAAAACAACAGGAGCTCCGATTTCAGCATTGGTTTATAACAAAAATCAAAAATCAAAGGATTATAATAAGATAAAGGATACCCCAAGACCTGGACATGCCGATTATACCTACGGCGTAAAGTATGGGAATTACGACTACCGCGGAGGTGGAAGAAGTAGTGGAAGAACCACAATAGGACATGTTATAGGTGGTGCAATTGCAAAAAAACTTTTAGATTATAGTCATAATATTAAAATAATAGGATATACTGTAAAAATTGGAAAAATTGAGGGAGATTTTAATTATTATTCAAAACAGGAAATATTCCATTCAGATATAAACGACATAATTGAAAAAATCGAAAATAATCCGTTGAGATGCCCTTCTTCAAATGTTGATGAAATGAAGGATTATGTGCTTAATGCTATGGAAAACAAAGATAGTGTTGGGGGTATTGTGGAACTGGTGGCACTAAATGTTCCAGCAGGCGTGGGAAATCCGATATTTGGAAAACTTAATAGTGAGCTCGCAGGAGCTCTGATGGGTGTAAATGCCGTTAAAGGTGTGGAGATAGGAAGGGGTTTTGAAAGTGCAGAGCTCTATGGAAGCGAGATGAATGATGAATATTACTACAACAGCGAAAATAACATACAGTTAAAAACCAATAACTGTGGTGGCATATTGGGGGGTATAAGTTGCGGAGCTCCGATAGTAATAAGGGTAGCAATTAAACCGACACCTTCTATTTCAAAAATCCAACATACTGTTAATGTGAAAACAGGAAAAAATCAGGAACTAATAATAGGTGGAAGGCATGACCCTATAATTGTTCCAAGGGCTATTCCTGTTTTGGAGTCTATGGTGGCAATTACACTATCAGATTTAATGATTAGAAGCGGTTTTATTCATCCTTGTAGGTTATAA
- a CDS encoding RlmE family RNA methyltransferase yields MGKKDKRWVLQRKRDFYYKLAKKNKYRSRASYKLLQLNEKFNIIKENDVVVDLGCAPGGWLQAARDIVGEGGFVAGVDLQGVKPLKYENVIAIKGDMTKKETIEKLMKLLPSKADAVICDASPNISGVWERDHTRSLELTTIALITATKLLKKDGNFVVKVFQGSLFNDYVALLKNYFKKVQTTKPKASRDVSAEVYVVGKKFLGKPFDRNLKSPILRLIDFKAIDEEKGEKGTINITEDIQEEKGLMIKRIKELRKEKISKLDYYFYSFFYYFLYFTFISRALTLFF; encoded by the coding sequence ATGGGAAAAAAAGACAAACGATGGGTTTTACAGAGAAAAAGGGATTTTTATTATAAATTAGCAAAGAAAAATAAATACCGTTCCAGAGCATCATATAAACTCCTTCAATTAAATGAAAAATTCAATATCATAAAAGAAAATGATGTGGTAGTTGATTTAGGATGTGCTCCTGGTGGATGGTTACAGGCAGCAAGGGATATTGTAGGAGAAGGTGGATTTGTGGCAGGCGTAGATTTACAGGGCGTAAAACCTTTAAAATATGAAAATGTAATAGCAATTAAGGGGGACATGACTAAAAAAGAAACTATTGAAAAACTTATGAAACTCCTACCTTCAAAAGCGGATGCCGTAATTTGCGATGCATCACCCAATATAAGTGGTGTTTGGGAAAGAGACCATACAAGGTCATTGGAATTGACTACAATAGCACTTATAACAGCTACAAAATTGTTAAAAAAGGACGGTAATTTTGTTGTTAAAGTATTCCAAGGTAGTTTATTTAACGATTATGTTGCACTATTAAAAAATTACTTTAAAAAGGTTCAAACTACAAAACCAAAAGCTTCAAGGGATGTAAGTGCAGAGGTTTATGTTGTTGGAAAAAAATTTTTAGGAAAACCATTCGATAGAAATTTAAAATCTCCAATATTAAGACTAATTGATTTTAAAGCAATTGATGAGGAGAAGGGAGAAAAAGGAACAATTAATATAACTGAGGATATTCAAGAAGAAAAAGGACTTATGATAAAGAGAATAAAGGAGCTCCGAAAAGAAAAAATATCTAAATTAGATTATTATTTTTATTCCTTTTTTTATTATTTTTTATATTTTACTTTTATTTCCAGAGCTCTAACTCTCTTCTTTTAA
- a CDS encoding KH domain-containing protein, which yields MEGNIEVLKIPKDRIGVLVGKKGETKNKIEKELGVEVVIDEDGEITIFSTEEQKDPLATWKAKDIIRAIGRGFNPEKALKLISDDYILEIIDITDYANSDNAIRRLKGRVIGSGGKSRRYIEDLTDTDVSVYGKTIAILGEYEPVQIAKEAVSMILRGSSHAKMYKYLERHRQDIKRRELELWK from the coding sequence ATGGAAGGAAATATCGAAGTTTTAAAAATCCCAAAGGATAGAATAGGGGTTTTAGTTGGAAAAAAAGGAGAGACCAAAAATAAAATCGAGAAGGAATTAGGCGTGGAAGTAGTAATAGATGAGGATGGCGAGATTACAATATTTTCCACCGAAGAGCAGAAAGACCCACTGGCAACATGGAAGGCAAAGGATATAATAAGAGCCATAGGAAGAGGATTCAATCCAGAAAAAGCTTTAAAACTGATTTCAGATGATTATATTCTTGAAATAATTGACATTACAGATTATGCAAATTCAGATAATGCCATTAGAAGACTAAAGGGAAGAGTAATAGGCAGTGGGGGAAAATCAAGAAGATATATTGAGGATTTAACAGATACCGATGTGTCTGTTTATGGAAAAACCATAGCCATACTTGGAGAATATGAACCTGTCCAAATAGCGAAAGAAGCGGTATCTATGATTTTGAGAGGTTCATCCCATGCCAAGATGTATAAATATCTTGAAAGGCATAGGCAGGATATTAAAAGAAGAGAGTTAGAGCTCTGGAAATAA
- a CDS encoding DUF2334 domain-containing protein, protein MKKLFSIFLIVILITLSAILPIWTVNPNFKKTTSSYDPLANISSNTHQKPIILIHDVSPVYFNELKDIEKIIDKNHYQNRTYLFVIVNHANEYNLKNYPKFTKYLHHLDNEGYHIEYHAYNHIGAEYKCNKTVASEKLNDSFKILKDCGFNTKKIKYFIPPRYKLSTDAENVFLNKNITIIMEYYILKKENNGIKRVIITNKEYTWYMPNIVVKPMILLAMLDYNLSKHQFCLSIHPKAVNYGNGLIFLDKFLNATNK, encoded by the coding sequence ATGAAAAAACTATTTTCTATATTTTTGATAGTAATATTGATTACATTATCTGCAATATTGCCTATATGGACAGTAAATCCCAATTTCAAAAAAACCACTTCATCATACGACCCATTAGCTAATATATCTTCGAATACTCATCAAAAACCAATAATACTTATACACGATGTTAGTCCAGTGTATTTTAATGAATTAAAAGATATTGAAAAAATAATAGATAAAAATCATTATCAAAATAGAACCTACCTTTTTGTAATTGTAAATCATGCTAATGAATATAACTTAAAAAATTATCCAAAATTTACTAAATATTTACACCATTTGGATAATGAAGGATACCATATAGAATATCACGCCTATAATCATATAGGAGCAGAATACAAATGCAATAAAACTGTTGCAAGTGAAAAACTAAATGATTCCTTTAAAATATTAAAAGATTGTGGATTTAATACTAAAAAAATAAAATATTTTATTCCCCCAAGATACAAACTATCAACTGATGCAGAAAATGTATTTTTGAATAAAAATATAACCATTATAATGGAATATTATATTTTAAAAAAGGAAAATAATGGTATTAAAAGGGTTATTATTACAAATAAAGAATACACTTGGTATATGCCAAATATTGTTGTTAAACCTATGATTTTACTGGCAATGTTGGATTATAATCTATCAAAACATCAATTTTGCTTATCCATCCATCCAAAAGCTGTAAATTATGGAAATGGATTAATATTTTTAGATAAATTTTTAAATGCTACCAATAAATAA
- a CDS encoding serine protein kinase RIO, translated as MDNQDNTNTNYSNHNNYGNDYNNNDKSDNNKNNNNKDDKELKHEKLLDKEYQKKIVERKKRFLEELKTEDSVFDSRTLLTLHSLLNGKHIDELLGVINSGKESVVFSAVKENKYFAVKVYRVSTCDFKTMWKYIQGDPRFHLRKSSTRQIIHAWVEKEYRNLKRANYYVNSPKALLRRENVLLMELIHDNNGAPSPRLKDVNVDYAKFYEIIKEDLKTLYNDAQLVHGDLSEYNILVKDDKPVYIDFSQGVIVQHPLSKSLLIRDIKNITNFFKRKGIECDYKELYRYITGEELRPIDEELANNY; from the coding sequence ATGGATAACCAAGATAACACCAATACCAATTATAGCAACCATAATAATTATGGCAATGACTACAATAACAATGATAAAAGTGATAATAATAAAAACAATAACAATAAAGACGATAAAGAGCTAAAACACGAAAAACTTTTAGATAAAGAATATCAGAAAAAAATTGTGGAAAGAAAAAAAAGGTTTTTAGAGGAGTTAAAAACAGAAGATAGCGTATTTGATAGTAGAACTCTTTTAACACTTCATAGTTTATTAAATGGAAAACATATCGATGAATTGCTTGGGGTAATTAATTCTGGAAAGGAATCAGTGGTTTTTTCAGCAGTCAAAGAAAATAAATATTTTGCTGTAAAGGTATATAGAGTTTCCACCTGCGATTTTAAAACCATGTGGAAATATATTCAAGGAGACCCAAGATTCCATTTAAGGAAGAGCTCTACAAGACAAATCATACATGCATGGGTTGAGAAGGAATATAGAAATTTAAAGAGGGCAAACTATTATGTTAATAGCCCTAAGGCATTACTAAGAAGAGAAAATGTGCTTCTTATGGAGCTCATACATGACAATAACGGAGCTCCTTCACCAAGATTAAAAGATGTAAATGTTGATTATGCCAAATTTTATGAAATAATAAAAGAGGACTTAAAAACACTTTATAATGATGCTCAGCTTGTTCATGGTGATTTATCAGAATATAATATATTGGTTAAGGATGATAAGCCTGTATATATTGACTTTTCACAGGGCGTTATTGTTCAGCATCCTCTATCAAAATCCCTATTAATTAGAGATATAAAAAACATAACTAACTTCTTTAAAAGAAAAGGGATTGAGTGTGATTACAAAGAATTATATCGATATATCACAGGGGAGGAGCTCCGACCAATAGATGAAGAGCTCGCAAATAACTATTAA
- the eif1A gene encoding translation initiation factor eIF-1A yields the protein MHSNNTQQQPTRVRTPRKDQNEILGVIEQMLGASRVRVRCMDGKTRMGRIPGKLKRKIWVREGDVVIVVPWEVQSDEKCDIIWRYTKGQVGWLAKKGYLKELY from the coding sequence GTGCATAGTAATAACACCCAACAACAACCTACAAGAGTTAGAACACCAAGAAAAGACCAAAATGAAATTTTAGGAGTAATAGAACAAATGTTAGGGGCAAGTAGAGTTAGAGTAAGATGTATGGATGGAAAAACAAGAATGGGTAGAATACCAGGAAAATTAAAAAGAAAAATATGGGTAAGAGAAGGAGATGTTGTAATAGTAGTCCCTTGGGAAGTTCAATCCGATGAAAAATGTGACATAATATGGAGATACACAAAAGGACAGGTTGGTTGGTTAGCTAAAAAAGGATATTTAAAAGAACTATATTAA
- a CDS encoding HIT family protein: MCIFCKIANKEIPAKIIYGDEDTMAFLDVNPRSKGHTLVIPKKHYETFDELPEETAINLIKTIKKVVNILKSLNPDGYNILNNNKPIAGQEIPHVHFHIIPRYNNEKEAIIRFSEPIKTDLDEVLKEINV, encoded by the coding sequence ATGTGCATATTTTGCAAGATAGCAAATAAAGAAATTCCTGCAAAAATAATATATGGAGATGAAGATACCATGGCATTTTTAGATGTGAATCCAAGAAGCAAGGGGCACACACTTGTAATACCAAAAAAACACTATGAAACATTTGACGAGCTCCCAGAAGAAACTGCTATAAATCTAATAAAAACTATTAAAAAAGTTGTTAATATCTTGAAATCACTTAATCCTGATGGTTATAATATATTAAACAATAATAAACCAATAGCAGGACAAGAAATTCCACATGTCCATTTTCACATAATTCCAAGATATAACAATGAAAAAGAAGCCATAATAAGGTTTTCAGAACCAATAAAAACTGATTTAGATGAAGTTTTAAAAGAAATAAATGTATAA